A stretch of the Vanacampus margaritifer isolate UIUO_Vmar chromosome 6, RoL_Vmar_1.0, whole genome shotgun sequence genome encodes the following:
- the terb1 gene encoding telomere repeats-binding bouquet formation protein 1 isoform X2 has translation MFIFVCAGDPSAGLIYYLKVNNYVKSFSNNNNNKKRYLHSRVTVMHHLGVQTAQENTDEVIYTSSRNSIKTDLCLLLECVKFQMNCPDLQKKALITINSICEKKEHNVDLLREMGGVMFVYNLFKSNVVHSKVKQTALFTLGTLAEANVYCKNTLCQREMFLDLCGYMNEEDASLKQKSVSVYLLSVLVANNKAGQTLAQTTGCIDILLNIFRNMFPESTADSAHVCLWISVSNALCGCVNNPQNEEAQRVCMSSFAKMKWWLQQTSLPCFEVFRYLCSFMAMTVANNARVQECFVATGVLETLVHMLIRLAFESDTSPSSCQLLIIIIKTVSACVANNAKLVLVLARYNVVDHLVSLLASPHLNCEDRLAVLILLGHFIEASEEHQFQLVQCGGLPLIITLLAEDANEEVRKFATFILQTCKQTITSLGIPGPKQAEDKKLDTEAVEESGPSSFHLRSQQLQDGNHKAPGVLLESSNVANKNEEKHQEAEGRHVKNAKSCGEKETVESSRQIVSCSVCYGTGALMQSQVQQLEGGREARTVDSTPMDSPEQDHQVPRTVKCSDGEKLQDSDMFEEKRHNKRCSGCVLPSEKLTSRTFASILVSCRQKCEMHKVLLDATDRFKAPYRCSLLEGKHGMVGPTHPKPERESMVAPQRTHKDHRLPYSNLENVNVTPIYKGAKPKLSERNLKRHNGINLIPLQRGTEIQKLRFHNRSDK, from the exons atgtttatttttgtgtgtgcaggcgACCCGAGTGCTGGTCTCATTTATTATCTTAAGGTTAATAATTACGTTAAGAGctttagcaacaacaacaacaacaaaaaaagatatttacACAGTCGAG TTACAGTAATGCATCACTTGGGAGTTCAAACAGCTCAAGAGAACACAGATGAAGTGATTTACACCAGCAGCCGCAACT CCATCAAGACAGATCTCTGTTTGCTGCTGGAATGTGTAAAGTTCCAGATGAACTGTCCAGATCTGCAAAAGAAAGCCCTCATCACCATCAACTCCATATGTGAGAAAAAAG AGCACAATGTGGACCTGCTGAGAGAAATGGGAGGTGTGATGTTTGTGTACAACCTCTTCAAATCCAATGTCGTTCATTCAAAAGTGAAGCAGACTGCGCTTTTTACACTGGGCACTTTAGCAGAGGCCAATG TGTACTGCAAGAATACTCTGTGCCAACGGGAGATGTTTCTGGATCTCTGTGGCTATATGAATGAAGAAGATGCGTCGCTTAAACAGAAGAGTGTCTCAGTCTATTTACTGTCCGTGTTGGTAGCCAACAACA AGGCAGGACAGACTTTAGCCCAAACCACTGGCTGCATAGACATTCTGCTGAACATCTTCAG GAACATGTTCCCGGAATCTACCGCAGACTCTGCTCACGTTTGTCTGTGGATATCAGTGTCAAATGCTCTCTGTGGATGTGTCAACAACCCTCAGAATG AAGAGGCACAGCGTGTCTGCATGTCATCCTTTGCTAAAATGAAATGGTGGCTTCAGCAGACTTCTTTGCCTTGCTTTGAGGTGTTTCGATACCTTTGCTCCTTCATGGCGATGACAGTTGCCAACAATG CACGTGTTCAAGAGTGCTTTGTCGCCACCGGAGTGTTAGAGACCCTTGTTCACATGCTGATCCGTCTGGCGTTTGAATCTGACACAAGCCCGTCGTCTTGCcaacttttaataataataatcaagacCGTGTCAGCTTGTGTCGCTAACAATG CAAAACTGGTTTTAGTTCTGGCCCGCTATAATGTAGTGGATCATCTCGTTTCCCTGCTGGCTAGCCCACACCTCAACTGCGAGGACAGACTGGCGGTGCTCATCTTGCTCGGCCATTTCATTGAAGCTTCTG AGGAACACCAGTTCCAGCTTGTGCAGTGTGGCGGCCTGCCACTCATCATCACGCTGCTCGCTGAAGATGCAAACGAGGAGGTCAGAAAGTTTGCAACGTTTATATTGCAGACCTGCAAACAGACTA TCACATCCTTGGGAATCCCTGGTCCCAAGCAGGCGGAAGATAAGAAACTTGACACAGAAGCCGTTGAAGAGTCTGGCCcatcttcatttcatttaagGTCACAGCAGCTGCAAGACGGCAACCACAAGGCCCCTGGTGTTTTACTGGAATCCTCCAATGTTGCCAACAAGAATGAGGAAAAACATCAAGAAGCAGAAGGCAGACACGTCAAGAATGCAAAGTCATGTGGCGAAAAAGAGACGGTTGAAAGCAGCAGACAGATTGTGTCATGTTCAGTGTGTTACGGTACTGGAGCCCTTATGCAGTCCCAAGTACAGCAACTAGAGGGAGGCAGAGAAGCACGTACAGTAGACAG tACCCCAATGGACTCTCCAGAGCAAGACCACCAGGTACCAAGAACTGTTAAATGCAGTGATGGAGAAA AGTTGCAGGACAGTGACATGTTTGAGGAGAAAAGGCACAATAAAAGATGCTCAG GTTGCGTGTTGCCTTCTGAGAAACTGACCAGTCGCACTTTTGCATCTATCCTGGTCTCCTGCCGTCAGAAGTGCGAAATGCACAAGGTTCTTCTCGACGCGACAGACCGCTTCAAGGCCCCATACCGCTGCTCTCTGTTGGAGGGAAAGCACGGAATGGTGGGACCGACCCACCCGAAACCTGAGAGAGAATCAATGGTAGCGCCACAGAGAACCCACAAAGACCACAGGCTTCCGTATTCGAATTTAGAAA ATGTCAACGTGACTCCCATCTATAAAGGAGCCAAGCCAAAGCTTTCTGAAAGAAATTTGAAGAGGCACAATG GAATCAACTTGATCCCGCTGCAAAGAGGAACTGAAATACAAAAGTTGCGTTTTCACAACAGGTCCG
- the terb1 gene encoding telomere repeats-binding bouquet formation protein 1 isoform X1, producing the protein MFIFVCAGDPSAGLIYYLKVNNYVKSFSNNNNNKKRYLHSRVTVMHHLGVQTAQENTDEVIYTSSRNSIKTDLCLLLECVKFQMNCPDLQKKALITINSICEKKEHNVDLLREMGGVMFVYNLFKSNVVHSKVKQTALFTLGTLAEANVYCKNTLCQREMFLDLCGYMNEEDASLKQKSVSVYLLSVLVANNSKTQAAHTLQKREINQCQLIQEYMPHKYCNLSFPEAGQTLAQTTGCIDILLNIFRNMFPESTADSAHVCLWISVSNALCGCVNNPQNEEAQRVCMSSFAKMKWWLQQTSLPCFEVFRYLCSFMAMTVANNARVQECFVATGVLETLVHMLIRLAFESDTSPSSCQLLIIIIKTVSACVANNAKLVLVLARYNVVDHLVSLLASPHLNCEDRLAVLILLGHFIEASEEHQFQLVQCGGLPLIITLLAEDANEEVRKFATFILQTCKQTITSLGIPGPKQAEDKKLDTEAVEESGPSSFHLRSQQLQDGNHKAPGVLLESSNVANKNEEKHQEAEGRHVKNAKSCGEKETVESSRQIVSCSVCYGTGALMQSQVQQLEGGREARTVDSTPMDSPEQDHQVPRTVKCSDGEKLQDSDMFEEKRHNKRCSGCVLPSEKLTSRTFASILVSCRQKCEMHKVLLDATDRFKAPYRCSLLEGKHGMVGPTHPKPERESMVAPQRTHKDHRLPYSNLENVNVTPIYKGAKPKLSERNLKRHNGINLIPLQRGTEIQKLRFHNRSDK; encoded by the exons atgtttatttttgtgtgtgcaggcgACCCGAGTGCTGGTCTCATTTATTATCTTAAGGTTAATAATTACGTTAAGAGctttagcaacaacaacaacaacaaaaaaagatatttacACAGTCGAG TTACAGTAATGCATCACTTGGGAGTTCAAACAGCTCAAGAGAACACAGATGAAGTGATTTACACCAGCAGCCGCAACT CCATCAAGACAGATCTCTGTTTGCTGCTGGAATGTGTAAAGTTCCAGATGAACTGTCCAGATCTGCAAAAGAAAGCCCTCATCACCATCAACTCCATATGTGAGAAAAAAG AGCACAATGTGGACCTGCTGAGAGAAATGGGAGGTGTGATGTTTGTGTACAACCTCTTCAAATCCAATGTCGTTCATTCAAAAGTGAAGCAGACTGCGCTTTTTACACTGGGCACTTTAGCAGAGGCCAATG TGTACTGCAAGAATACTCTGTGCCAACGGGAGATGTTTCTGGATCTCTGTGGCTATATGAATGAAGAAGATGCGTCGCTTAAACAGAAGAGTGTCTCAGTCTATTTACTGTCCGTGTTGGTAGCCAACAACAGTAAGACCCAGGCTGCTCACACACTTCAAAAAAGGGAAATAAATCAGTGTCAACTTATTCAAGAGTATATGCCTCATAAATACTGTAACTTGTCTTTTCCAGAGGCAGGACAGACTTTAGCCCAAACCACTGGCTGCATAGACATTCTGCTGAACATCTTCAG GAACATGTTCCCGGAATCTACCGCAGACTCTGCTCACGTTTGTCTGTGGATATCAGTGTCAAATGCTCTCTGTGGATGTGTCAACAACCCTCAGAATG AAGAGGCACAGCGTGTCTGCATGTCATCCTTTGCTAAAATGAAATGGTGGCTTCAGCAGACTTCTTTGCCTTGCTTTGAGGTGTTTCGATACCTTTGCTCCTTCATGGCGATGACAGTTGCCAACAATG CACGTGTTCAAGAGTGCTTTGTCGCCACCGGAGTGTTAGAGACCCTTGTTCACATGCTGATCCGTCTGGCGTTTGAATCTGACACAAGCCCGTCGTCTTGCcaacttttaataataataatcaagacCGTGTCAGCTTGTGTCGCTAACAATG CAAAACTGGTTTTAGTTCTGGCCCGCTATAATGTAGTGGATCATCTCGTTTCCCTGCTGGCTAGCCCACACCTCAACTGCGAGGACAGACTGGCGGTGCTCATCTTGCTCGGCCATTTCATTGAAGCTTCTG AGGAACACCAGTTCCAGCTTGTGCAGTGTGGCGGCCTGCCACTCATCATCACGCTGCTCGCTGAAGATGCAAACGAGGAGGTCAGAAAGTTTGCAACGTTTATATTGCAGACCTGCAAACAGACTA TCACATCCTTGGGAATCCCTGGTCCCAAGCAGGCGGAAGATAAGAAACTTGACACAGAAGCCGTTGAAGAGTCTGGCCcatcttcatttcatttaagGTCACAGCAGCTGCAAGACGGCAACCACAAGGCCCCTGGTGTTTTACTGGAATCCTCCAATGTTGCCAACAAGAATGAGGAAAAACATCAAGAAGCAGAAGGCAGACACGTCAAGAATGCAAAGTCATGTGGCGAAAAAGAGACGGTTGAAAGCAGCAGACAGATTGTGTCATGTTCAGTGTGTTACGGTACTGGAGCCCTTATGCAGTCCCAAGTACAGCAACTAGAGGGAGGCAGAGAAGCACGTACAGTAGACAG tACCCCAATGGACTCTCCAGAGCAAGACCACCAGGTACCAAGAACTGTTAAATGCAGTGATGGAGAAA AGTTGCAGGACAGTGACATGTTTGAGGAGAAAAGGCACAATAAAAGATGCTCAG GTTGCGTGTTGCCTTCTGAGAAACTGACCAGTCGCACTTTTGCATCTATCCTGGTCTCCTGCCGTCAGAAGTGCGAAATGCACAAGGTTCTTCTCGACGCGACAGACCGCTTCAAGGCCCCATACCGCTGCTCTCTGTTGGAGGGAAAGCACGGAATGGTGGGACCGACCCACCCGAAACCTGAGAGAGAATCAATGGTAGCGCCACAGAGAACCCACAAAGACCACAGGCTTCCGTATTCGAATTTAGAAA ATGTCAACGTGACTCCCATCTATAAAGGAGCCAAGCCAAAGCTTTCTGAAAGAAATTTGAAGAGGCACAATG GAATCAACTTGATCCCGCTGCAAAGAGGAACTGAAATACAAAAGTTGCGTTTTCACAACAGGTCCG
- the pdp2 gene encoding pyruvate dehydrogenase [acetyl-transferring]-phosphatase 2, mitochondrial yields MLKKWRSYASIIERASRRDSNIANALQYRPPALFSKQVQQRRHFSSCWDLSPRRKQHKLGTGVKLTTQSERQLSTHQEFAFQLSRVQIDSILRANEQSVSVPAFDVPEHSLVRKFESNHLAANTPNEDRRSAATCLQAKGTLFGVFDGHGGWACAQAVSERLLYYITVAMMPKRSLEELETCMEHGRPVPPVLQWYKHHTDFSFRDSASLYFHHLRVFWQELLDSHEHGEGMCPSDAMHYAFKRLDADISLEAQVPLSNYLMKSTAIQVAFAGSTACVAHVGPEGIHVANAGDCRAVLGVQEADGTWSAVHLSQDHNCHNQAELERIRSQHPPSERQTVVTDDRLLGVLMPSRSFGDVRFKWSHELQQGILSGLESNVDPDSLNLYHYTLPNYLTPPYLDAAPEVTYHKVRPQDRFLILGTDGLWDELRSQEAVRLVGEHLSGIHLQSPVSQSERQLKLGQLHQLLLKRQARASPPSDANAATHLIRHALGTDEYSELCHERLASMLALPQDLARMYRDDITAIVVYLNT; encoded by the exons ATGTTGAAGAAATGGCGTTCGTACGCCAGCATCATTGAACGAGCTTCAAGAAGAGACAGCAACATCGCAAATGCATTACAG TATCGCCCACCCGCACTGTTCTCCAAGCAAGTGCAGCAGCGTCGTCACTTTTCATCCTGCTGGGACCTGTCGCCCAGAAGAAAACAGCACAAGTTGGGAACAGGTGTCAAGCTGACAACTCAAAGTGAACGTCAGCTGTCAACACATCAGGAATTTGCCTTTCAGCTCAGCCGAGTGCAAATCGACAGCATTCTGCGAGCAAATGAGCAG AGTGTGAGTGTGCCAGCGTTTGATGTACCAGAGCACAGCCTGGTGCGAAAGTTTGAGAGCAACCACTTAGCCGCCAACACGCCCAATGAAGACCGCCGCAGTGCAGCCACTTGTTTGCAG GCAAAAGGCACACTTTTTGGCGTGTTCGATGGCCATGGCGGCTGGGCGTGCGCGCAGGCGGTCAGTGAGCGCCTGTTGTACTACATCACCGTGGCCATGATGCCCAAGCGCAGCCTGGAGGAGTTGGAGACGTGCATGGAGCACGGGAGGCCCGTACCGCCCGTCTTGCAGTGGTATAAGCACCACACCGACTTCAGTTTCCGTGACTCGGCTTCACTCTACTTCCACCACCTCAGAGTCTTCTGGCAGGAGCTGCTGGACAGCCACGAACATGGGGAAGGCATGTG CCCTTCGGATGCCATGCATTACGCCTTCAAGCGTCTGGATGCCGACATCTCCTTGGAGGCTCAAGTTCCTCTGTCCAATTACTTGATGAAAAGCACAGCCATCCAG GTTGCCTTCGCCGGGTCAACAGCCTGCGTGGCTCACGTGGGCCCGGAAGGCATCCACGTGGCCAACGCCGGTGACTGCAGAGCGGTGTTGGGCGTTCAGGAGGCAGACGGCACTTGGAGTGCAGTGCACCTTTCTCAGGACCACAACTGCCACAACCAGGCTGAGCTCGAGCGCATTAGGAGCCAGCATCCGCCCTCAGAAAGGCAGACTGTAGTCACGGATGACAGACTTTTAGGG GTTTTGATGCCATCACGATCATTTGGTGACGTGCGTTTCAAGTGGAGCCACGAGTTGCAGCAGGGCATCCTATCTGGCCTGGAGTCTAACGTGGACCCCGACTCGCTCAACCTGTACCACTACACCCTGCCCAACTACCTGACGCCACCCTACCTGGACGCAGCTCCGGAGGTGACGTACCACAAAGTGAGGCCGCAGGACCGTTTCCTCATCCTGGGCACAGACGGCCTGTGGGACGAGCTGAGGAGCCAGGAGGCTGTGCGGCTGGTCGGCGAGCACCTGAGCGGCATTCACCTGCAG TCTCCCGTCTCTCAGTCGGAACGTCAGCTGAAGCTGGGCCAGCTGCACCAGCTCCTGCTCAAGCGTCAGGCCCGCGCCTCGCCCCCCTCGGACGCCAACGCTGCCACGCACCTCATCCGGCACGCCCTGGGCACCGATGAGTACAGCGAGCTGTGCCACGAGAGGCTGGCATCCATGCTAGCGCTGCCGCAGGACCTCGCTCGCATGTACCGTGACGACATCACGGCCATCGTGGTCTATCTGAACACGTAG